CTATTGCGCATCATGTACCAGCGAGTGGCATCGGCACTGTATTTTTCCAAGGTCTCAAACGGATCTATTACATTGCCCAAACGTTTACTCATTTTGTTGCCGTTTTTATCTAGCAGCAAACCATTAGACACCACGTTCTTGTAAGCAGGATATTTTCCATCGGTGATAGCGCAAGCTAATACATGTAGCGTAAAGAACCAGCCGCGAGTTTGATCTACGCCTTCGGCAATAAAATCGGCAGGGAAAAAACTACCCGCTTCAAACACGCCTTGCGAATTAAAGGAACCAACTTTTTCCTCGTTCTCAAATGGCCAATGCCATTGTGCAAATGGCATAGCACCGCTATCGAACCACACATCTATCAAATCCGGTACGCGCTTCATTGGCTTGCCCAAAGCTGAAACAAGGGTAATTTCATCTACCACAGGTTTGTGTAAATCTGTTACTTCTATTGGCCTTGATACGCCTGCTGCTACGGCTTTTGCTATTTCATTTTTCAATTCTTCAATGGAGCCTATGCACTTGGTTTCTGAACCATCTTCTGCAACCCAAATTGGCAGCGGAGTTCCCCAATAACGAGAGCGCGACAAATTCCAATCTACCAAATTTTCTAACCATTGCCCAAAGCGGCCTTCGCCTGTATGAGCCGGTTTCCAATTAATGGTTTTATTGAGGGCTATTAGCTTATCTTTTATTGCGGTGGTGCGTATAAACCAACTATCTAAAGGATAGTAAACAATAGGCTTATCGGTACGCCAGCAATGCGGATAATTGTGCTCGTATTTTTCAGTTTTAAAGAGTTTGTTTTCCAGTTTCAACTTCAATACAATTAAATCATCTGCACTCATAAAACTCTTTAAATCGGCAATAATGCCGTGCGCCTTCAGCACTTGCTTTTGGTGTTCAAACTCCTGTTGTTTTTCGGCATCGGTGTAGTATGCTTCTTTTACATAACGCATTTGAATTGGGAAAACAGCATCGTTTACTTCTTCGGTAAATTTTCCTTGCCTATCTACCAATGTAAGCGATCCTATTCCATTCTGCTTGGCTACCTTAAAATCATCGGCACCAAACGAAGGTGCAATATGAACTATTCCCGTACCATCTGTGGTAGTTACAAAATCGCCCAACACAACCCGAAAGGCATCGCCATCTTTTGGCTGAGTATATGGCAACAATTGCTCGTAATGTGTACCTTCTAGTGCTGCTCCTTTTACAGATAAGAGTACCTCGTAAGGAATTTTTTTATCGCCACTTTTATATTCTTCAAATTTTAAGATGGCATTCTCTGCCGGAAAATATTTACCGAATAAGTCCTTGGCAAGAATTACATGTATCAATTGATGCGTGAAAGCGTTGTACGTTTTCACCAATACGTATTCTATGTCTTTTCCCACTGCCAATGCCGTATTTGAAGGCAATGTCCACGGAGTGGTGGTCCATGCCAAGAAAAACACATCGCCCTCTACTCCAAACTTAGGCTCCTTTACTTTAAACTGAGCAACGGCACTCACATCTTTTACATTCCGATAGCATCCCGGTTGGTTTAATTCATGCGAACTTAATCCGGTACCCGCAGCCGGAGAGTATGGCTGAATGGTGTAACCTTCATAGAGCAATCCTTTGTCGTATAGCTTTTTGAGTAGCGCCCACAAACTTTCTATATAGTTATTTTCGTACGTAATGTATGGATGCTTCAAATCTACCCAATAGCCCATTTTTTCGGTGAGATCGTTCCATACATCGGTAAAGCGCATTACATCTTCTCTGCAAAGTTGATTGTAAGCTGCAACTGTAATCTTTGTGCCAATATCGGCTTTAGTTATTCCTAACTGCTTTTCTACATTTAGCTCTACCGGCAAACCATGCGTGTCCCATCCGGCTTTTCGCTCTACGCGGTAGCCTTGCAATGTTTTGAATCGGCAGAATAAATCTTTTATGGTGCGGCTCATTACGTGGTGAATGCCCGGCTTACCATTTGCCGATGGCGGTCCTTCATAAAACACGAAACGCCTATCTTCAGAACGCTCGCTAATACTGCGTTCAAATACTTTATTTTCTTTCCACCATTGTAAAATTTCCTTTTCAATAGCAGGCATATTTAACTGTTCAAATTCCGGGTAAAGAGCGTCTAATGAATTTTTCCTTTTCATATTTTATATGCAATTGAAATACTTGTAAAAAACAGGCTCGCGAAACTACAAAAAAAAGGAGCTAAACATTACGCTTAGCTCCTTTTAAGAAATTAAGGTATTAAGTATTACTTCATAACAGCAATAGTACCGGTAAAGTCTTTTTCTACATTGTTGTAATAACGAACTTTCATTACATAAACATAGGTATCAAATTGTACCGGCTCACCTTTAAAGGTTCCATCCCAACCTTCGCCATTGCCAATACCGTTTGTTTGTTTATCGTTCTCAAAAATTAGGTTACCCCAACGGTCGTACACTTTTACTTGTGCATCTATTGCTCCCAAAATATCGAACTCAAATCTATCGTTCAAGCCATCGCCATTTGGAGAGAATGCAGTAGGTAAGAAAGATGATTCAACTATACTTACAGCAACAGTTACTGTATCGCTGGCTGTGCATGAATCCTCATCCATTACAACAACTGTATAAGTAGTGGTAGAAAGAGGTGCAACACGTGGGTCGCTGCAATTGGTACTATCGGCACAGTTGCTGAAATTGAATGTACCCAACGGACTCCAAACATGGCTTACTACATTCTTAGTTGAATTAGTAATTGCTGAAAGTTGAGCTTCCATTCCTGCAAGGATTATTTGCTTGTCGCTTACCAAATCTACAGTAATAGCATTTGGCGCATTAATGGTGAAGGTAGCTATTCCCTCACAGCCATTTGCATCGCGTACTAACAAAGTATAAGTACCTGGCAATAAACCTGTAAACTCATTCGATGCTTGCGTAATGTTGTTCAATACATACACATAAGGAGCATTACCTCCAGTTACAGTTGCAGTAACTTTTCCGGTGGCAGTATTTGAACATTTAGAAGCAACTACGTTGGTTGTAACAGTAATTGGTACTGGTTGTGCCAACACAGCAGTATCTACAGCAATACAGCCATAGCTATCTGTAATTGAAACAATATATGTACCTGCAGCTAATTGAGTTGCCGTAGCACCATTCTGCTGAGGAGTAGCATTCCAGCTATAAGTGTAAGGCTCTGCACCTCCGGTTACAACTACTGATGCAAATCCTGTGTTGCCTCCGGTGCAAATTGGGTTGCTCACGCTCATTACAGTCGAAAGTTTTGTTTTCTCTCCAACTGTAAATGTTGCTGTTGAGGTACATCCCGAGGCATCAGTAACAGTAACGGTATAAACTCCGGCTGCTATACTTTGCAAATCTTGTGAAGTGGCTCCGCCAGTCCATGCAAAAGTATAGTTTCCTGCACCTCCCGAAACCGCAATTGAAATGCTACCATCTGCTACACCATTACATTTTGAATCGGTAACAGTACCTACAATTACAATTTGAGTGCTTTGGTTAATAGTAATTGAATCTGTAATGCGGCAATTGTTTTTATCAGTTACCACAACTGCATACTTACCTGCAGTTAAGTTGGTTTGCGCAGAATCAATTTCAAAATTACTCCACAAGTAGTAGTATGGATATGTGCCTCCGGTTACTACAGCCGAAACGCTTCCGGTTGAAGCTCCATAGCATACCACATCTGTTTTTTGCAATGTAACTACCAAAGGTAATGGCTCTATTACATTGTAAACACCAGTTGCCTCACAACCATTTCCATCGGTTACGGTAACACGGTAAGAGCCCCCTGCCAAGTTGCTACGGTCTTTGTTTACAGAACCATCATTCCATGCATAAGTATATGGTAAGGTTCCCCCGTATGCGGTGTTGATAATAACACCATCGCTGGCTCCGGCACAAGTTACATCTGTAATAATACCGGTTTGGTACAATGGACTTGGTTGCGAAACATCTATGGTATCTACTGCCGTACAGCCTTTTGAATCTGTAACAGTTACAATATAAACACCGGATGCCAATGCATTCAAATCTTCAAGTGTGTCGCCATTGCTCCAATTGTAGCTGTAAATTGGCGTTCCACCTGATACTATTAAATCTATACCTCCGTTGCTGTCTCCAGAACACTTAGGTGTTCTTACCAATGCATTGATATTTAACTGAGAAGGATTGATGATTTGTGCACTAGTAACTACCGAACAATTTTGGGTATCGGTAACGGTTACTTCATAAATACCTCCCGACAATCCGGTAAGGGTAGCTCCTGTTCCGCCATTACTCCAAGCATAAGTATAGCCTGGTGTTCCGCCTGTTACATTTACTGTAATAGAACCGTCATTAGCATTAAAACATGTAATTTGATTTACAGTTGTAGTTGCCACCAACGGTTGAGGTTCAAAAATATCAGCACTATCACGTTTTTCACATCCGTTATTATCGGTAACGATAACGATATATAAGCCACCATTCAAATTACCAATGCTTGAACTACCTTGGAATGTACTCCATAAGTAAGTATAAGGAGGAGTACCTCCACTTACAGTTACAGATGCTGTTCCATTTTTAGCATTAAAGCAAGTTACATCTGTTGAGGTTACTAACGATACAATTGCACTTGGCTCTGCTACTACATAAGAATCGGTAGCTGTACATCCGGCCAAGTCTGTAACCGTAACATCGTATGTTCCGGCAGGTACATTATTCAAATCTTCTAAAGCAGATCCATTAGACCAACTAAAGGTATAAGGAATAGTGCCACCCACCACGGTAATATCCACCTTACCGTTTGAAGCTCCATTACAAAGTGCATCTACTGCAACTCCTGTAAGAGCAAGTACTACCGGTTGGGTAACAGTTACAGTAATTTCTTGTGTACAGTTATTAGCATCTGTAACAGTTAAAGTATAGGAGCCTGCTGTTAAACCACTAATTGAAGCAGTAGTACCACCATTGCTCCAAGCATACGCGTAAGCCGGTGTACCACCACTAACTGTAACTGAAATAGCACCACTATTTCCATTGTTACATGCTACATTAGTAACAGTTGGGGTAATTACAATTGGTTGAGGCTCTGCAATAACTACACTATCGCGCAATTCGCAATTGTTTTTGTCTTTAACAATTACATAATACTTGCCTCCGCTAACTGCATTTATGCTTGAACTTAATGTAAAATTACTCCAGAAGTATGTATAAGGCAGTGTGCCGCCTGTTACACTTACTGTAGCCGAACCATTTGCTGCCCCCGGACAATCTACATCAACTTTAGAAATTGTAGCTGCCAGTGGTTGTGGCTCTGCAACTGTATAAGATGCAGTTACAGTACATCCATTAAAGTCTGTTACAGTGAAGGTATATGTACCTCCACCTAAACCAGCTAAATCCTGCGTGCTTGCACCATTGTTCCAAGCAAAAGTATATGGCTGAACACCACCTACTATTGATTGAGAAATAGTTCCATCCGAAGCACCGGAACAACTTACATCTTTTACTACACCGCTAACTTGAATAGGAGCAGGTTGCGTAATTGTAAATGAGCTTACTACACTACAATTATTGAAGTCTGTTACAGTAACTGTATAAGTGCCTACTTGCAATCCAGAAACATCCTCAGTAGCGGCACCATTAGACCAAGCAAAGGTATAAGGAGTAATACCACCGGTTGTAGTTAAATTGATTGCACCATTTGCACCGCCATTACAATTTACATTGGTTAATGAATCTAAAGTAATTACCAACGGCTGAGGCTCTGCAATAGTTATAGATTCTCTTGCTGTACAGCCATTGGCATCGGTAACTACCACAATATAAGTTCCACCGCCTACACCATTCAAATCTTCTGTGTTAGCAAATGTATTCCATGAATATGTATAAGGTGCTGTTCCTCCTGAAACACTAAAATCTACTGTACCATCATTAGCGCCTGCACAAGACACATCTGTACCTGAAATTCCGGTAACCAATGCTGACGGCTCATTGATAGTATAAGAAGCAGCTAAAGTACATCCGTTGGCATCTGTAACGGTAACCGTATAAGTACCTGCACCTAATCCGGTTAAACTATTTACAATAGCACCATTGTTCCATAAATAGCTATATGGCACTGTTCCACCAACTACATTTACATTTATAGTTCCATTCGCCAATCCATTGCAAGTTACATCTGTTTGGCTGCCTACTATATTCAATGCAACTGCTGGCTGAGTAATAGTTACACTGGTTACTTTCGTACATCCGTTACCGTCTGTTACCGTTACACTATATGTTCCGGCTACATCACTAATAGATGAGGTTGATGCTCCATTGCTCCATGCATAACTGTACGCTCCGGTTCCTCCACTCACAGCTAATGATGCTGTTCCACTATCGCCATTACACAATACATTTACTACACTGCTGCTTATCTGTATGGCCGCTGGTTCATTGATTACCACACTGTCTCTTGCACTGCAACCATTTACATCTGTTACTGTTACAAAATAGGTGCCGCCATTCAATCCGCTAATGCTTGATGTATTGGCAAAGGTGCTCCAGCCATAGCTGTATGGCGCTGTTCCGCCACTTACGCTTACACTCGCACTGCCATTGCCATCTCCATTACAATTCAAATCTGTTCCGCTCATTACTGTTTGCAAACCTGATGCTGGCGCTACTACTGTATAACTCTCTTCTACTGTACAACCATTTGCATCGCTTACTGTTACGGTATAGGTACCGCCTGTTAAGCCATTGATGTTTTGTGTAAGTGCTCCATTGCTCCATGAGTAGCTGTATGGGAATACGCCTCCTCCTACTGTAATCGATACACTGCCTGTATTGCCTCCATAACAGTTTACATTTACTACTGTCGCATTTACAACAATTGCTGTCGGTTCGGTTATCGTTACACTGGTTACTTTCGTACATCCGTTACCATCTGTTACCGTTACACTATATGTTCCGGCTACATCACTAATAGATGAAGTTGATGCTCCATTGCTCCATGCATAACTGTACGCTCCGGTTCCTCCACTCACTGTTAATGATGCTGTTCCACTATCGCCATTACACAATACATTTACTGTAGAAACTGAAAGTGTAAGTGCTGGAGCTTCTGTGATATTTACTAGGTTAGAAGTTGTACATCCATTTCCATCTGTTACCACTACAGTATAAAGACCTGCTAGAAGTCCTGAAATATCCTCTGTAGTTTGTCCATTGCTCCACAAATAAGTATATGGTGTTACGCCACCGTTTACTGTTAAGTCGATACTTCCATTTGCCCCTCCATTACAAAGTATATTTACTGAAGTAAATGAAGACGATAATAATGCAGGCTCACCTATTGTTTGCGAAACTACTTGCACACAAGCATTGGCATCTGTTACAGTAACACTATAAGTACCAACAGGGACATTTAAAATATCTTCTGTAGAAGCACCATTACTCCAATTGAATGAATAAGGAGAAGTTCCGCCTGCAACAGAAATATCCACAAATCCTGTACTGTCGCCATTACATAATACATCTCTGTAAGATGCTACATAAGCTGACAAAGGAAGCGGCTGGCTAATTGAAGCGCCTCCCACAGCAGTACAACCTTTACTATCGGTTACTGTTACATTGTAAGAATTTGCAGGAACATTGGTTATATCTTCACTTCCGGAACCATTACTCCATAAGTAAGTATAAGGAGCTGTGCCACCCGCTGTAGTAATGTAGATACCACCAGTAGAACCGCCATTACACAATGAATTTACCACAGAGTCTATAAGTACAGAAAGTAAGCCGGGCTGTGTAACTCCTGCATTCAAAAATGCAGAACAACCTTTTGCATCACGCAATGTTACCACATAATTATTCGCTGTTAATCCGGTAAATACAGGTACCGCTTGATATGTTATACCATTTATTGAATAGCTATATGGCATTACACCTCCAGAAAGCGTTACATAAATTTCGCCATCGTTTCCACCAAAGCAAGAAACATTTTTAATAGAATCTAATGTTGCCGATACTGCATATTGATTATTGATTGTTACAGTATCGCTTGCCAAACAGCCTTTATCATCAATTGCCGTAAATGTGTAAAAACCTGCGGCTATATTGCTGAATGTAGGAGAAATTTGAAATGGCCCTCCATTTAATGAATATTGATAAGGAGCTACACCACCTGATGCAAATCCTGTTAAACTTCCATCAAAAACATTGGCACAACTTGCATCTGCTGTAGCAAAAATTGTTGCCGATAATTGTGTTGGCTCACTAACTACAACCTGCGATGGATAAGTTACCGAACATGCACTATCATCTCTTATAGTTATAGTGTAACTTCCTGCAGTTAATCCCGTAAAAGGACTTGTTTGGAATGGTCCACCATCTAATGAATATAAAACGCCACCATTTGCAGAAGAACCGGAAGCTGAAATAGTTCCATCATTACCGCCAAAACATGAAACATCAGTATGGCTTACACTTACAAATGAAGGAAGCGTAAGAACATTCACAATACTTAGATTGTTATCATCGGAACAAACACCCGAAGTAACTGTGCGTTTATACCATATTGTTGAAGTTGCAAATGGAGGTTGATAATCTACACCACCATTTAAACCTGAAGCAGGAGTCCAAGTAGCTCCACTGTTTACGCTTTGCTCCCACAAATAAGTATAAGTTCCGGTTCCCCCCGTAGGTACGCCTCCAACAATAAGTGTAGGAGTTCCGGATGCACAAAATTTCTGATAAGTTGGGCTAACTATATTATTAGCAATGGTAGGTTGTATAGTTACTTTTACCACATTTGAAATTGCAGTATCACAACCTATGCCAGTAGCAAAATATTTTGTTCTAAAGAATGTTGTTGTAGAAACTGTACCCGTGGCATGTGATGAACTGTTGGTGCCAACATCGCTCCACGCTAAACTATCGGTACTTTCCTGCCATTGATAAGTTAATGTACCGGTACCACCGCTACCAACAGCTGTAAGTGTAGTACCTCCTGAACCACAAAAAGTTGTAGAACCGACAATGCTTACCGTTGGATCCGGTAACACAGTAATGGTTACGGTATTAGATGTTGCAGGCGAACAACCTAAGCCAGTTGCCGAATACACACATCTAAAATCAGTTGAAGCAGCCAATGCTCCGGTAGCCAATGTAGCAGTGTTACCACCTGTATTTTGCCATGCAATACCATCAAAATACTGCCATTGGTAAGTTAAGGTGCCTGTACCGCCACTTACAGAAGATGAAAGAGTTACACTGCCACCGCTACAAATAGTTTGTGCAGTACCAATACTTATGGTTGGATTAGGTACCACTGTTAAAGTTGTTACCGCAGAAGTATCCGCATCACAACCCGGCACTGTTGATGATAAAACACAACGGTATTGAGTAGTAGAGCTTAATACTGGTGTGGTGTAATTATCGCTGTTAATTCCTACATTATTCCAAACGCCTGCATTAAACACTTGCCATTGATAATTATCAGCACCGCTTCCACCAGTAACAGTAGCGCTTAGCAATACACCTGTTCCACTACAAACTGTTTGTGAAGGAGTAATAGTGATTGAGCCTTGTGGATACACATCCCAAGAAGCAATAGTAGCCGGAGATGTAGCTGAACAACCCGTTCCGGCAGAACAACTTCCGCGTTGCACTCTTATTTCTACACGATTAGTACCGCTTGTAGCTAAAGACGCACCTGAAGTATAAGCAGCCCATGCACTCCAAATATTTGACAAATCGCGTGTTCTATACTCATACACATCGCTACAACCTACACCACCTGTACCTGCATTTATAGTAGCGCTTACATTTTGGCCATCACATACCGCTGCTGAATTAGGCGTTTTTACATTCAAAGTAGGATTAGATGGTTGAGGGTTTACTGTCCAAGAAGCAATGGTTGTATAACCTGTTGAATTACAACCACTGAGAGCCGTGCAATTTTCACGTGCCACTCTAATTTCAACCAAGTTATATCCTGTTGTAGGAATTGAAGAAGCCGAAACATAAGCAGCCCAAGGTTCGTATGCATTTGCGGTAGTTCTTCTTCTATATTCATACGTATCGCTGCAACCTACACCACCAGAACCTACATTTATAGTAGCACTTACAGTTTGTCCTTCACAAATAGCAGCTAAATTAGGTGTTTTAGCATTTAATGTTGGAGCAATCGGCTGTGGCGTTACATCCCAAGCAGCAATGGTTGAAAATGCTGTTCCGGTACACCCTGTACCTGCAGTACAACCAGCTCTTTGAACTTGAACTTCTACTCTGTTCATAGCAGCAGTAGTTGCAATATTAGCACCCGAACTATAAGTAGTCCAAGCAGACCAAGTATTAGATAAATTTCTTGTTCTATATTGATATACATCTGAACAACCTACTCCACCTGTACCCGCATTGATGGTTGCATTTACACCTGTACCTGCACAAACCGTTGCTACATTGGGCGTTTTAGCATTCAATGTAGGTAAAGCAGGTTGTGCCTGAACATCCCAAGTAAGTTGGAAAGTTCCGGGAGAATTGGTACAGCCAGAGGAACAACTTCCTCTTCTAATTTGAATTTTGGCCGCATTGGTACCAACACCCACCCCACTGGTAGTGAAGCTACTGGTACTGCCCCATGCTGTCCAAGAACCTGAACCAGCATCTTGAAAACGATACTCAAAACTACATCCCAAACCGGTATTAGTTCCGCCCGATGGCGCAGAAGCCGAAACTACAGTTCCTGTACAAATGGCTGATAAATTAGGCGATTTTGTAGCAGTAGTTGGATCATCCGGCTGAGGCACTACGTTGAATGTTACATCTGAATTACACACACCAACAGTAGCACGAACAGTTACACTGCCTGCTCCGCCTGAATGGTTATAGGTAGATCCAGAAATGGAACCAGAACCCGAAACAATAGAATATGTAACAGTAGGGTTTCCAGAATAAGTTCCTCCCAAGGTAGAAGTTAATGCTTTAGAACCTCCGGTACAAATAGCTGCAGTAGAAGTTGTATTACTTATTGTTGTATTTTGGCGAACTTTTAAAACAGCAGAAGTTCCCTCCCAAACACTACCGCAACTGTACCTATGCACATACGCCTTGGCTGTACCTGTAAAATCAGCCGTCCATGCTAAAGAAGCTGCTGCCCCTGTACAGTCCGGCCCGTTATTATCGTTGTAGGCTTTATATGTATCTGCATTATCCCTTAATGTTAATTGAGAATCCCAACCGGTACCGCAAGTAGAAACCGTATAGTTTACTCCATTTACCACAAGAAATGTTTTATATGCAGTAGAAGGAATGGCAGTACTTGTGCCAAATGCTGCACAACCCACATCTACAGTTCCTGCATTATTGGTGGTAGCACCACACTGTGCATATACACTCGAAGAATATAGCACTAAAGAAAACAGTGCTAATAATGAAAATACTAACTTTTTCATGTTGAAATATGATATGAATGAAAAAAAGCGCACACCAATGTTAGATATGCGCTCCAATAAATATTATCTAGCTCTTTAAGATTTTGAACTCTGTTCTGCGGTTCAATGCTCTACCTTCAGGATTGTCTTTTCCTTCATCGGTTTGGTTAGGAGCCTTTGGTCTAGACTCGCCATAACCTACCGGTTTCAAGCGATCTTTAGAAATTCCTTTAGAAATTAAGTAGCTAACACAACTCTCGGCACGATCTTGCGATAACTTCTGGTTTGCAGCATCAGAGCCAATAGCATCTGTATGCGAACTTAACTCAATTACAAAAGTTGGATTCTCAACCAAAATTGAGTGCAGTGTATCCAATACTTCTTTTGATGATTCGGTTAAGGTTGCTTTACCAAACTCATACAGAATATTTTTAAGTGTATAGTCTTTATTTAATTCTAACTTAGTAAGGGCAACATCGGCTAAAACTGAATCTCTATTACCTAAACCTTTGGTAGTAAATGGAACTGTTTT
The nucleotide sequence above comes from Chitinophagales bacterium. Encoded proteins:
- a CDS encoding gliding motility-associated C-terminal domain-containing protein — translated: MKKLVFSLLALFSLVLYSSSVYAQCGATTNNAGTVDVGCAAFGTSTAIPSTAYKTFLVVNGVNYTVSTCGTGWDSQLTLRDNADTYKAYNDNNGPDCTGAAASLAWTADFTGTAKAYVHRYSCGSVWEGTSAVLKVRQNTTISNTTSTAAICTGGSKALTSTLGGTYSGNPTVTYSIVSGSGSISGSTYNHSGGAGSVTVRATVGVCNSDVTFNVVPQPDDPTTATKSPNLSAICTGTVVSASAPSGGTNTGLGCSFEYRFQDAGSGSWTAWGSTSSFTTSGVGVGTNAAKIQIRRGSCSSGCTNSPGTFQLTWDVQAQPALPTLNAKTPNVATVCAGTGVNATINAGTGGVGCSDVYQYRTRNLSNTWSAWTTYSSGANIATTAAMNRVEVQVQRAGCTAGTGCTGTAFSTIAAWDVTPQPIAPTLNAKTPNLAAICEGQTVSATINVGSGGVGCSDTYEYRRRTTANAYEPWAAYVSASSIPTTGYNLVEIRVARENCTALSGCNSTGYTTIASWTVNPQPSNPTLNVKTPNSAAVCDGQNVSATINAGTGGVGCSDVYEYRTRDLSNIWSAWAAYTSGASLATSGTNRVEIRVQRGSCSAGTGCSATSPATIASWDVYPQGSITITPSQTVCSGTGVLLSATVTGGSGADNYQWQVFNAGVWNNVGINSDNYTTPVLSSTTQYRCVLSSTVPGCDADTSAVTTLTVVPNPTISIGTAQTICSGGSVTLSSSVSGGTGTLTYQWQYFDGIAWQNTGGNTATLATGALAASTDFRCVYSATGLGCSPATSNTVTITVLPDPTVSIVGSTTFCGSGGTTLTAVGSGGTGTLTYQWQESTDSLAWSDVGTNSSSHATGTVSTTTFFRTKYFATGIGCDTAISNVVKVTIQPTIANNIVSPTYQKFCASGTPTLIVGGVPTGGTGTYTYLWEQSVNSGATWTPASGLNGGVDYQPPFATSTIWYKRTVTSGVCSDDNNLSIVNVLTLPSFVSVSHTDVSCFGGNDGTISASGSSANGGVLYSLDGGPFQTSPFTGLTAGSYTITIRDDSACSVTYPSQVVVSEPTQLSATIFATADASCANVFDGSLTGFASGGVAPYQYSLNGGPFQISPTFSNIAAGFYTFTAIDDKGCLASDTVTINNQYAVSATLDSIKNVSCFGGNDGEIYVTLSGGVMPYSYSINGITYQAVPVFTGLTANNYVVTLRDAKGCSAFLNAGVTQPGLLSVLIDSVVNSLCNGGSTGGIYITTAGGTAPYTYLWSNGSGSEDITNVPANSYNVTVTDSKGCTAVGGASISQPLPLSAYVASYRDVLCNGDSTGFVDISVAGGTSPYSFNWSNGASTEDILNVPVGTYSVTVTDANACVQVVSQTIGEPALLSSSFTSVNILCNGGANGSIDLTVNGGVTPYTYLWSNGQTTEDISGLLAGLYTVVVTDGNGCTTSNLVNITEAPALTLSVSTVNVLCNGDSGTASLTVSGGTGAYSYAWSNGASTSSISDVAGTYSVTVTDGNGCTKVTSVTITEPTAIVVNATVVNVNCYGGNTGSVSITVGGGVFPYSYSWSNGALTQNINGLTGGTYTVTVSDANGCTVEESYTVVAPASGLQTVMSGTDLNCNGDGNGSASVSVSGGTAPYSYGWSTFANTSSISGLNGGTYFVTVTDVNGCSARDSVVINEPAAIQISSSVVNVLCNGDSGTASLAVSGGTGAYSYAWSNGASTSSISDVAGTYSVTVTDGNGCTKVTSVTITQPAVALNIVGSQTDVTCNGLANGTINVNVVGGTVPYSYLWNNGAIVNSLTGLGAGTYTVTVTDANGCTLAASYTINEPSALVTGISGTDVSCAGANDGTVDFSVSGGTAPYTYSWNTFANTEDLNGVGGGTYIVVVTDANGCTARESITIAEPQPLVITLDSLTNVNCNGGANGAINLTTTGGITPYTFAWSNGAATEDVSGLQVGTYTVTVTDFNNCSVVSSFTITQPAPIQVSGVVKDVSCSGASDGTISQSIVGGVQPYTFAWNNGASTQDLAGLGGGTYTFTVTDFNGCTVTASYTVAEPQPLAATISKVDVDCPGAANGSATVSVTGGTLPYTYFWSNFTLSSSINAVSGGKYYVIVKDKNNCELRDSVVIAEPQPIVITPTVTNVACNNGNSGAISVTVSGGTPAYAYAWSNGGTTASISGLTAGSYTLTVTDANNCTQEITVTVTQPVVLALTGVAVDALCNGASNGKVDITVVGGTIPYTFSWSNGSALEDLNNVPAGTYDVTVTDLAGCTATDSYVVAEPSAIVSLVTSTDVTCFNAKNGTASVTVSGGTPPYTYLWSTFQGSSSIGNLNGGLYIVIVTDNNGCEKRDSADIFEPQPLVATTTVNQITCFNANDGSITVNVTGGTPGYTYAWSNGGTGATLTGLSGGIYEVTVTDTQNCSVVTSAQIINPSQLNINALVRTPKCSGDSNGGIDLIVSGGTPIYSYNWSNGDTLEDLNALASGVYIVTVTDSKGCTAVDTIDVSQPSPLYQTGIITDVTCAGASDGVIINTAYGGTLPYTYAWNDGSVNKDRSNLAGGSYRVTVTDGNGCEATGVYNVIEPLPLVVTLQKTDVVCYGASTGSVSAVVTGGTYPYYYLWSNFEIDSAQTNLTAGKYAVVVTDKNNCRITDSITINQSTQIVIVGTVTDSKCNGVADGSISIAVSGGAGNYTFAWTGGATSQDLQSIAAGVYTVTVTDASGCTSTATFTVGEKTKLSTVMSVSNPICTGGNTGFASVVVTGGAEPYTYSWNATPQQNGATATQLAAGTYIVSITDSYGCIAVDTAVLAQPVPITVTTNVVASKCSNTATGKVTATVTGGNAPYVYVLNNITQASNEFTGLLPGTYTLLVRDANGCEGIATFTINAPNAITVDLVSDKQIILAGMEAQLSAITNSTKNVVSHVWSPLGTFNFSNCADSTNCSDPRVAPLSTTTYTVVVMDEDSCTASDTVTVAVSIVESSFLPTAFSPNGDGLNDRFEFDILGAIDAQVKVYDRWGNLIFENDKQTNGIGNGEGWDGTFKGEPVQFDTYVYVMKVRYYNNVEKDFTGTIAVMK